The Desulfoscipio gibsoniae DSM 7213 genome contains a region encoding:
- the acpP gene encoding acyl carrier protein, translated as MMQVFDKVKLILVQQFHKDEAEIKSETSFMDDLGIESLDFVELMIALEEEFDIVISDEDVEKIRTVDEAVQYIQKLI; from the coding sequence ATGATGCAAGTATTTGATAAGGTAAAATTGATTCTTGTTCAGCAGTTCCATAAAGACGAAGCCGAAATAAAAAGCGAAACGTCCTTTATGGATGATCTAGGTATCGAATCTTTAGATTTTGTTGAACTAATGATTGCTTTAGAAGAAGAGTTTGACATAGTTATATCTGATGAGGACGTGGAGAAAATTCGTACAGTGGACGAGGCCGTGCAGTATATCCAAAAGCTCATATAA
- a CDS encoding thiamine pyrophosphate-binding protein yields MKLSDYIIDFLVQEGVSHVFELIGGAITHLLDSVYTRDDIQCISLHHEQSAAFAAEAYARINGNLGVAIATSGPGALNLVTGIGSCYFDSVPCLFITGQVNTYEYKFGRSVRQLGFQETDIVSVVKPITKYAQLVTNAEQIRYYLEKAIYIARSGRPGPVLLDIPMNIQRAQIEPDKLASFWDSAEYKKLYAEEIGHIFKQGANIIDEVIKLIKEAKRPVILAGGGVRTARAITEFGLLVEKTGIPVVTSLMGLDALPHDNRAFFGMIGSYGNRYSNLTLANSDFLLILGSRLDTRQTGTRPETFARAAKKVHVDIDPVELNAKVQVDTAINCNVREFLSLINAKLEGYVKPDFSPWYQTINGFKEKYSTLAQPGKAENIDPNHFMEILSSYCAAGDIICIDVGQNQMWAAQSFRLKKKQRMLISGGMGAMGFALPAALGAAMSAPERKVIIIAGDGGIQVNIQELDAFVNHNLPVKIFVMNNQCLGMVRQFQDLYFGGRQQSTVKGYSCPNLGKVAAAYGIPSYNIASWSSARDIIETALKTEGPAFVEVKLEQTTCVDPKLVVNRPIEDMSPHLDRSELQEIMLIDLMEEMDVPV; encoded by the coding sequence ATGAAGCTATCTGATTATATTATTGACTTCTTGGTTCAAGAAGGTGTATCACATGTCTTTGAGTTAATTGGCGGGGCCATAACGCATCTTCTTGATTCCGTTTATACCAGAGATGATATCCAATGTATCTCGCTGCATCATGAGCAATCGGCGGCTTTTGCCGCCGAGGCTTACGCCCGTATAAACGGGAACCTCGGAGTGGCGATTGCCACCAGCGGTCCCGGTGCGTTGAACCTGGTGACCGGGATTGGCAGTTGTTATTTTGACTCGGTCCCATGCCTGTTTATAACCGGACAGGTAAACACATACGAATACAAATTCGGCAGGTCCGTGCGCCAGCTTGGGTTCCAGGAGACCGATATTGTTAGTGTGGTAAAGCCTATTACCAAATATGCGCAGTTAGTTACCAATGCGGAACAAATCAGGTACTACCTGGAGAAAGCTATCTATATCGCCCGAAGCGGCAGGCCGGGCCCGGTGCTTTTGGATATTCCTATGAATATACAGCGTGCCCAAATTGAGCCTGACAAGTTAGCCAGTTTTTGGGACAGTGCGGAGTATAAAAAGCTATATGCGGAAGAGATAGGACACATATTTAAACAAGGAGCTAATATAATTGATGAGGTGATAAAACTCATCAAGGAAGCAAAGAGACCAGTAATTCTTGCCGGCGGGGGGGTAAGAACAGCCAGGGCCATCACTGAATTTGGCTTGCTGGTGGAGAAGACCGGCATACCGGTGGTCACTTCATTAATGGGGCTTGATGCTTTGCCCCATGATAATCGAGCCTTTTTCGGTATGATCGGGTCCTATGGAAATCGTTACAGCAATCTTACTCTGGCTAATAGCGATTTTCTGCTCATCCTGGGCTCCAGGCTGGACACCCGGCAGACGGGTACCAGGCCGGAAACATTTGCCCGGGCCGCCAAAAAGGTTCATGTTGATATAGACCCGGTGGAATTGAATGCCAAGGTGCAGGTGGATACCGCGATTAATTGCAACGTCAGGGAGTTTCTATCCTTAATTAACGCTAAACTGGAGGGATACGTAAAACCTGACTTTTCGCCCTGGTACCAAACCATTAATGGGTTCAAGGAAAAGTATTCTACCCTTGCTCAGCCAGGTAAAGCTGAAAACATAGATCCCAATCATTTTATGGAGATTCTCTCTTCGTATTGCGCTGCAGGGGATATCATCTGCATTGATGTTGGGCAGAACCAAATGTGGGCTGCGCAGTCTTTTCGTCTAAAAAAGAAGCAGCGGATGTTGATTTCAGGCGGCATGGGTGCCATGGGTTTTGCACTTCCGGCGGCGCTGGGAGCGGCCATGTCCGCCCCGGAAAGGAAAGTTATCATTATTGCCGGCGATGGTGGTATCCAAGTGAACATCCAAGAACTTGATGCCTTTGTGAACCATAACCTCCCCGTTAAAATATTTGTTATGAACAACCAGTGTCTTGGTATGGTCAGGCAGTTTCAGGATCTATACTTTGGCGGCCGGCAGCAGTCTACTGTTAAAGGTTATAGCTGTCCTAACCTCGGGAAGGTGGCTGCGGCCTACGGGATCCCTTCCTATAATATTGCCTCATGGTCAAGCGCCCGGGATATTATTGAAACGGCATTAAAAACAGAGGGGCCGGCCTTTGTCGAGGTAAAGTTGGAACAAACCACCTGTGTAGATCCCAAACTTGTCGTAAACAGGCCCATTGAGGACATGTCGCCTCATCTTGACCGGTCAGAACTGCAGGAAATTATGCTCATTGATTTGATGGAGGAGATGGATGTACCTGTTTGA
- a CDS encoding CatB-related O-acetyltransferase — MAIITVGEHSLSASFNPFITTPLPSEVIKIGKFSGLASGVKVFSGMEHYSNNVAGYPLSILYFHKIEGLIKDCYSNGPTIIGNDVLVMYNSVIMSGVTIGDGAFIGAGSVVRKDVPPYAIAFGNPARIAGYRFSEEQIKALLRIRWWDWSDKEIHEFEEYFYDIDTFITKAMEKMEKEGRL; from the coding sequence ATGGCCATTATTACTGTCGGGGAACATAGTCTTTCTGCATCGTTTAACCCTTTTATCACTACTCCCTTGCCCAGTGAAGTGATCAAGATCGGAAAATTTAGCGGTTTGGCATCGGGGGTCAAAGTGTTTTCAGGTATGGAGCACTATTCCAATAATGTAGCTGGTTATCCTCTGTCGATTTTATATTTTCATAAAATCGAAGGGCTTATTAAGGACTGTTATTCAAATGGCCCAACCATTATTGGTAACGATGTTTTGGTGATGTATAATTCCGTAATCATGTCAGGTGTAACCATAGGAGATGGTGCCTTTATCGGAGCTGGTTCCGTAGTCAGAAAGGATGTACCCCCTTATGCCATTGCATTCGGAAACCCGGCCAGAATTGCGGGCTACAGGTTTTCAGAAGAACAAATTAAAGCCTTGCTTAGAATCCGTTGGTGGGACTGGAGTGATAAGGAAATTCATGAATTTGAGGAGTATTTTTATGATATTGACACCTTCATTACAAAGGCAATGGAAAAGATGGAAAAAGAAGGCAGGTTATAA
- a CDS encoding glycosyltransferase, which produces MRIDQLTPSKRYSDGISHIVVLLQKIIKDIGFNTSVLADTTQLEEREHIIYHMLLGSHPTKTLDEIKAKNIVLFYHGITPPEYYTNRPEQHQSLARQKELAALKKHFTYAFTTTKHLEKELHRAGYERTMVLPLPVDPKDYDQEPDARLMQKNTDDHTNLLFVGQITPDKKLEDIISIFNYYHKKLNSKSRLFLVGNYSAHPWYSQQLLALIKELQIKNVFLTGRVSPQQLLAYYRLSQAFLCMSEYEALFGPLTAGMYLRVPIIAFEQAAVQEVLGGAGCLIRDKDIRETARFLDTIISDQAKREEIINRQLARVNDLRPEKVIPLYREAFLGAFKVGG; this is translated from the coding sequence ATGCGAATAGACCAACTTACCCCTTCTAAGCGGTATAGCGATGGTATTAGCCATATCGTTGTGCTTTTGCAAAAAATAATTAAAGATATAGGTTTTAATACAAGTGTTTTGGCTGATACCACTCAGCTGGAAGAAAGAGAGCATATTATTTACCATATGCTTTTAGGGTCCCATCCAACTAAAACTCTAGATGAAATAAAAGCAAAAAACATAGTGCTTTTTTACCATGGGATTACGCCCCCGGAGTATTATACTAACCGCCCGGAACAGCACCAGTCGCTGGCCAGGCAAAAAGAACTGGCAGCCCTGAAAAAACATTTTACCTATGCTTTTACTACCACAAAACATCTAGAAAAAGAATTGCACAGGGCGGGCTATGAGCGGACTATGGTATTGCCCTTGCCGGTAGACCCAAAGGACTACGACCAGGAGCCCGATGCCCGGTTAATGCAGAAGAATACGGACGACCACACCAACCTACTATTTGTTGGTCAGATAACTCCGGATAAAAAATTAGAAGATATTATATCGATTTTTAATTATTACCATAAAAAACTTAATTCCAAATCTCGTTTGTTTTTAGTGGGAAACTATTCAGCTCACCCCTGGTACAGTCAGCAGCTGTTGGCTTTAATTAAAGAACTGCAGATAAAAAATGTCTTTCTTACCGGCCGGGTTTCCCCTCAACAGCTTCTAGCTTACTACCGGCTATCTCAGGCTTTTTTATGTATGAGCGAATACGAAGCACTTTTTGGACCGCTAACAGCAGGCATGTATCTGAGAGTGCCGATTATTGCTTTTGAACAGGCAGCCGTGCAAGAGGTGCTGGGCGGTGCCGGTTGCCTGATAAGGGACAAAGATATACGGGAAACAGCTAGATTCTTGGACACAATAATTAGCGACCAGGCTAAACGGGAGGAAATAATTAATCGTCAGTTGGCCAGAGTCAACGACTTACGGCCAGAAAAGGTTATTCCCTTATACCGAGAAGCATTTTTAGGTGCGTTTAAGGTGGGTGGTTAA
- a CDS encoding CatB-related O-acetyltransferase — MLAIIGENSAVVPFYHYFIFGPDDEIRVGKYSGMSVGAKILGGGEHYYENIACSPMNSVLNLIDHSVKEPGANKDFLGDFLKCYRKDIYTKGPTIIGNDVLISYNATILSGIKVGDGAFIGAGAVVRKDVPPYAIVLGNPGRIAGYRFSEEQIKALLRIRWWDWSFEELFAFKEYFAGDVDTFIARALEKMEKEGRL; from the coding sequence GTGTTAGCTATTATTGGGGAAAATTCAGCGGTGGTGCCATTTTACCATTATTTTATCTTTGGTCCGGATGATGAAATTAGAGTGGGAAAATATAGCGGTATGTCCGTAGGGGCAAAAATATTGGGGGGCGGTGAACACTATTATGAAAATATAGCCTGCTCTCCCATGAATTCTGTGCTTAATCTTATAGATCATAGTGTAAAAGAACCAGGCGCTAATAAAGATTTTTTAGGTGATTTCCTCAAATGTTACCGAAAAGATATATATACCAAGGGTCCGACCATTATAGGGAACGATGTTTTGATTTCGTATAATGCCACGATTTTATCAGGTATAAAAGTAGGTGACGGCGCTTTTATCGGAGCCGGTGCGGTAGTTAGAAAGGATGTGCCTCCTTATGCCATCGTTTTGGGCAATCCGGGGCGGATCGCCGGCTACAGGTTTTCGGAGGAACAAATCAAGGCCTTGCTGAGAATAAGATGGTGGGATTGGAGTTTTGAGGAATTATTTGCGTTTAAAGAGTATTTCGCCGGGGATGTTGATACATTTATTGCAAGGGCACTGGAAAAGATGGAAAAAGAGGGCAGATTATAA
- a CDS encoding beta-ketoacyl-ACP synthase III, with product MPDKLINAGIAGIGVCVPDRVLTNADLEKMVATSDEWIVSRSGIRERHIVSPGEATSDLSTTAAVRAMANAGVTPEQVDLVIVATSTPDMPFPATACLVQDRIGAKNAGAFDLAAGCTGFIYALPVASQFIATGSYRTVLVIGSDIPSRFVNWEDRSTCVLFGDGAGAVVLKPVPEDSGILAFKLWSDGAAGPHLTLPGGGSRHPPTRETVDSKLHCIQMNGHEVFKLAVKAMGKVAQEVLVAAGLKKSELDFFIPHQANIKIIEAVAKRLDLPAEKVLINVDRYGNTSTASIPIALEEALRNGRIKKGDHILMVSFGAGMTWGGVAMKW from the coding sequence TTGCCGGATAAATTGATTAACGCCGGAATCGCCGGCATTGGAGTTTGCGTGCCGGACCGGGTGCTTACTAACGCCGATTTAGAAAAAATGGTGGCCACCAGCGATGAGTGGATTGTTTCCCGGTCGGGAATTAGGGAGAGACACATTGTTTCTCCCGGGGAGGCCACATCGGACTTATCCACCACCGCGGCAGTGCGGGCTATGGCTAATGCTGGAGTGACGCCGGAACAAGTGGACCTGGTTATTGTCGCCACCAGTACTCCTGATATGCCTTTCCCCGCTACCGCCTGTTTAGTGCAGGACCGGATCGGTGCTAAAAACGCCGGAGCCTTCGATCTGGCCGCAGGCTGCACCGGTTTTATCTATGCCCTGCCCGTGGCCAGCCAATTTATTGCCACCGGCTCCTACCGTACGGTTCTGGTGATCGGGTCAGATATACCATCCAGGTTTGTCAATTGGGAAGACCGCAGCACCTGTGTTCTTTTTGGTGATGGCGCCGGCGCTGTTGTTTTAAAACCCGTACCGGAGGACAGCGGTATTCTGGCCTTCAAGCTTTGGTCCGACGGTGCCGCCGGGCCGCACCTGACACTGCCTGGGGGAGGATCAAGACATCCGCCCACCAGGGAAACTGTGGATAGCAAACTCCACTGTATCCAAATGAACGGACATGAAGTTTTTAAACTAGCGGTCAAGGCCATGGGAAAAGTGGCTCAAGAGGTACTGGTGGCCGCCGGTCTAAAAAAATCGGAGCTGGACTTTTTCATTCCCCACCAGGCTAACATAAAAATTATTGAAGCTGTGGCCAAGAGACTTGACTTGCCCGCCGAAAAAGTGCTGATTAATGTCGACCGTTATGGTAACACTTCTACAGCTTCCATTCCCATTGCCCTGGAAGAGGCATTGCGCAATGGTAGGATTAAGAAAGGAGACCACATACTAATGGTATCCTTCGGCGCAGGTATGACCTGGGGCGGGGTAGCCATGAAATGGTGA
- a CDS encoding NAD-dependent epimerase/dehydratase family protein, with protein MNVLVTGATGFVGSYLTRRLVEMKIKGKGHTPIDVHIFTRSQSNKWRIVDLLGHVTNHDVDLRDAGAVEKAVAQIGPQVIYHLATYGGFKSQRETSAIIESNFMGTVNLLRACEKIGFNYFINTGSSSEYGIKENPMRESDILEPVGDYGVSKAAATLYCRSMALEKGLPIITMRLFSPYGSWDDPQRLIPHVIISLLRGEPPKLSTPKSVRDFIYIDDVLDAFLKVIAVPVSGGEIYNVGSGVQYSIGEVVDMIIKIIGNGLEPMWGKVNDRRPEPGSWVADMNKAGTELSWFPATSLETGLKKTVQWFRENLDLYP; from the coding sequence ATGAACGTGTTGGTTACTGGTGCCACCGGGTTTGTCGGTTCCTACCTTACCCGCCGGTTGGTAGAAATGAAGATCAAGGGTAAAGGACACACCCCGATTGATGTGCATATATTTACCCGGAGTCAGTCCAATAAGTGGCGCATAGTTGACTTATTGGGACATGTGACCAACCACGATGTGGATTTGCGGGATGCCGGCGCTGTAGAAAAAGCAGTGGCTCAAATAGGTCCACAAGTAATTTACCACCTGGCCACCTATGGGGGATTTAAATCCCAGAGAGAAACATCTGCCATCATCGAATCAAACTTCATGGGTACTGTCAATTTATTAAGAGCCTGTGAAAAGATAGGGTTTAATTATTTTATTAATACGGGCAGTTCTTCTGAATACGGCATTAAGGAAAACCCCATGCGTGAGAGCGATATACTTGAGCCGGTAGGAGATTATGGAGTTTCCAAAGCGGCAGCCACTCTTTATTGCCGCTCCATGGCCCTTGAAAAGGGCCTGCCTATTATTACAATGCGGCTATTTTCCCCTTACGGCTCGTGGGACGATCCCCAGCGACTCATACCACACGTAATAATATCACTTCTCAGGGGAGAACCTCCAAAACTCTCTACACCAAAATCTGTGAGGGATTTTATTTATATCGATGATGTACTAGATGCTTTTTTAAAAGTAATAGCAGTCCCTGTATCTGGGGGAGAGATCTACAACGTTGGGAGCGGGGTACAGTATTCTATCGGCGAAGTGGTTGATATGATCATAAAAATTATCGGAAACGGTTTAGAGCCCATGTGGGGTAAAGTAAATGACCGGAGGCCCGAGCCGGGCTCTTGGGTAGCCGATATGAATAAAGCTGGAACAGAACTCAGCTGGTTTCCTGCTACATCTCTTGAGACCGGGCTCAAAAAAACGGTCCAATGGTTTAGAGAAAACCTGGACCTGTATCCGTGA
- a CDS encoding protoporphyrinogen/coproporphyrinogen oxidase: protein MSSSGMHAVVTLGAGPAGLSFSQHFNHQTDIYEKEASWGGRCRSHMIDGFIFDEGPHSSFTKDVYVKELFAESVEDRLNEIYPKILNRFGSDWVRHPVQTNLKGLPVDLVVSCILDFVKAERSGSGSLENYGQWLIDGFGEKFARTFPYAYTRKYWTVEPEQMTTNWIEQRIYRPDLEQVLKGALSSEINSNHYISTVRYPGRGGFQSFLRGLQEGTKAYYGYELVELDVQKKKITFKNGFERYYEALVSSMPLPVLVQSIKDCPTDIKQAAARLACTSVVLVNLGVARENLANCHWFYIYNEDILPCRVHFPSAYSADNSPPGTGSLQAEVYYSRYKPLGMSLEHVLEKTIQDLTAIGVISKEDQIILAQCQDVKHAQVLYHHQHTESRTAVLDYLEKHDVHCIGRYGEWAYLWSDQSIINGKRLAERLIKDKRITISSS from the coding sequence ATGAGTTCCAGTGGTATGCATGCCGTAGTGACCTTAGGGGCGGGCCCTGCGGGCTTGAGTTTTTCCCAACACTTTAACCATCAAACGGATATCTATGAAAAAGAGGCATCATGGGGCGGGCGCTGCCGTTCCCATATGATTGACGGCTTTATCTTTGATGAGGGACCGCACTCATCTTTTACGAAAGACGTTTACGTTAAGGAACTTTTTGCCGAAAGTGTAGAAGACCGGCTCAATGAAATTTACCCCAAGATTTTGAACAGGTTTGGTTCGGACTGGGTCCGTCATCCGGTCCAGACTAATTTAAAGGGCCTGCCGGTTGATCTGGTGGTTAGCTGTATTCTGGATTTTGTAAAGGCGGAGCGGTCCGGGTCGGGCTCCCTGGAAAATTATGGTCAGTGGCTCATTGACGGGTTTGGGGAAAAGTTCGCCAGGACTTTTCCCTATGCCTATACCCGGAAATACTGGACAGTGGAACCCGAACAAATGACGACGAACTGGATTGAACAGCGGATTTACCGCCCGGACCTGGAGCAGGTGCTTAAAGGGGCTTTGTCCAGCGAAATTAACAGTAACCATTATATTTCTACTGTTCGTTATCCCGGGAGGGGAGGCTTTCAATCTTTTTTAAGGGGTTTGCAGGAGGGAACCAAAGCATATTACGGCTACGAGCTGGTGGAGCTTGATGTGCAAAAAAAGAAGATTACTTTCAAAAACGGCTTTGAACGCTATTATGAGGCGCTGGTTTCTTCAATGCCGCTTCCCGTACTGGTGCAGAGCATTAAGGACTGCCCGACCGATATTAAGCAGGCGGCCGCCCGGCTGGCCTGCACGTCAGTGGTGCTGGTCAATCTGGGTGTTGCGAGGGAAAATCTGGCCAACTGTCACTGGTTTTACATTTATAACGAAGATATTCTTCCTTGTCGGGTGCATTTTCCCAGTGCGTATTCTGCTGATAACTCGCCACCTGGAACAGGCAGTCTCCAGGCGGAAGTCTATTATTCCCGATACAAGCCACTGGGTATGTCGCTGGAGCACGTCCTCGAAAAAACCATCCAGGACCTAACTGCCATCGGCGTTATCAGTAAAGAAGACCAGATTATTTTGGCCCAGTGTCAGGATGTAAAACACGCCCAGGTGCTTTACCACCATCAGCACACCGAAAGCCGGACCGCTGTGCTGGATTACTTGGAAAAACATGATGTTCACTGCATCGGGCGCTACGGTGAGTGGGCCTATCTTTGGAGCGATCAGTCCATTATAAATGGAAAACGGTTGGCGGAGCGCCTGATAAAAGACAAGCGGATCACCATATCTTCCAGTTGA